A section of the Triticum dicoccoides isolate Atlit2015 ecotype Zavitan chromosome 7A, WEW_v2.0, whole genome shotgun sequence genome encodes:
- the LOC119327945 gene encoding glucan endo-1,3-beta-glucosidase 11-like produces the protein MALRHLFAVAVAVAALALDVAAASGGSAALGVNYGQVADNLPSPQAAAVLLRALNATKVKLYDADARVLSAFAGSGVDFTVGLPDNMVPRLASDPSAAAAWVRTNILPHLPATSITAVTVGNEVLTGSDATMLRSLLPAMQSLHAALAACNLTSRVAVTTAHSLAVLSSSFPPSSAAFRHDLLPYITPLLAFLAKTGSPFLVNAYPYFAYKADPGTVDLDYVLFEPSAAAVVDSATGLRYGNMLHAQVDAVRAAICAADYGRAVEIRVSETGWPSQGDGDEAGATPQNAARYNGNLMRLVAQGKGTPAAPGEPLQVYVFALFNEDQKPGPASERHYGLFKPDGTPAYDVGVKAPTIKGLKGSGNGDGNGTDSGVGMVVGEGPAGTDGFAVGPGGLYTISDATHKVRRWRCTESLAAMAAVLAMVSWS, from the exons ATGGCGCTCCGGCACCTGTTCGCCGTTGCCGTTGCCGTCGCCGCGCTTGCATTGGACGTGGCGGCGGCCAGCGGAGGTTCCGCGGCGCTAGGGGTGAACTACGGCCAGGTGGCCGACAACCTGCCGTCGCCGCAGGCGGCGGCCGTGCTCCTCCGCGCGCTGAACGCCACCAAGGTCAAGCTGTACGACGCGGACGCGCGCGTGCTGAGCGCGTTCGCCGGCTCCGGCGTGGACTTCACCGTGGGGCTGCCCGACAACATGGTCCCCCGCCTGGCCTCCGACCCCTCGGCCGCCGCGGCCTGGGTCCGCACCAACATCCTCCCGCACCTCCCGGCGACGTCGATCACCGCGGTCACCGTCGGCAACGAGGTGCTGACGGGCTCCGACGCCACCATGCTGCGCTCCCTCCTCCCGGCGATGCAGTCGCTCCACGCGGCGCTTGCGGCGTGTAACCTCACCTCCCGGGTCGCGGTCACCACCGCGCACTCCCTCGCCgtgctctcctcctccttcccgccCTCCTCCGCCGCGTTCCGGCACGACCTCCTCCCCTACATCACGCCGCTGCTCGCCTTCCTCGCCAAGACCGGCTCGCCGTTCCTCGTGAACGCGTACCCGTACTTCGCCTACAAGGCCGACCCGGGCACGGTGGACCTGGACTACGTGCTGTTCGAGCCGAGCGCGGCCGCCGTGGTGGACTCCGCCACGGGTCTGCGGTACGGCAACATGCTGCACGCGCAGGTGGACGCCGTGCGCGCCGCGATCTGCGCCGCCGACTACGGGCGGGCGGTGGAGATCCGGGTGTCGGAGACCGGGTGGCCGTCGCAGGGGGACGGCGACGAGGCCGGCGCCACGCCGCAGAACGCGGCCAGGTACAACGGGAACCTGATGCGGCTGGTGGCGCAGGGGAAGGGCACGCCGGCGGCGCCCGGGGAGCCGCTGCAGGTGTACGTGTTCGCGCTGTTCAACGAGGACCAGAAGCCCGGGCCGGCCTCCGAGCGGCACTACGGGCTGTTCAAGCCGGACGGCACGCCGGCGTACGACGTCGGCGTCAAGGCGCCCACGATCAAAGGCTTGAAGGGAAGCGGCAATGGCGATGGCAACGGCACGGATAGTGGCGTCGGGATGGTGGTGGGGGAAGGGCCCGCCGGGACGGACGGGTTCGCCGTCGGCCCGGGCGGACTCTACACCATTTCTGATGCGACGCACAAG GTGAGGAGGTGGCGGTGCACGGAAAGCTTGGCGGCCATGGCCGCCGTTCTGGCCATGGTGTCGTGGTCATGA